Proteins co-encoded in one Brassica rapa cultivar Chiifu-401-42 chromosome A02, CAAS_Brap_v3.01, whole genome shotgun sequence genomic window:
- the LOC103850626 gene encoding ubiquitin carboxyl-terminal hydrolase 12 isoform X2 produces the protein MTMVTPPPVDQEDEEMLVPHSDLVEDPAQPMEVSETETAVSTVENQPAAEEPPTLKFTWTIPHFSRINTRKQYSDVFVVGGYKWRILIFPKGNNVDHLSMYLDVADAASLPYGWSRYAQFSLAVVNQVHTRYTIRKETQHQFNARESDWGFTSFMPLSELYDPSRGYLANDTVYIEAEVVVRKVLDYWSYDSKKETGFVGLKNQGATCYMNSLLQTLYHIPYFRKAVYHMPTTENDAPTASIPLALQSLFYKLQYNDTSVATKELTKSFGWDTYDSFMQHDVQELNRVLCEKLEDKMKGTVVEGTIQQLFEGHHMNYIECINVDYKSTRKESFYDLQLDVKGCKDVYASFDKYVEVERLEGDNKYHAEGHGLQDAKKGVLFIDFPPVLQLQLKRFEYDFMRDSMVKINDRYEFPLELDLDREDGKYLSPDADRSVRNLYTLHSVLVHSGGVHGGHYYAFIRPTLSDQWYKFDDERVTKEDLKRALEEQYGGEEELPQTNPGFNNPPFKFTKYSNAYMLVYIRESDKDKIICNVDEKDIAEHLRVRLKKEQEEKEDKRKYKAQAHLFTIIKVARDQDLKEQIGKDIYFDLVDHDKVRSFRIQKQTPFQQFKEEVAKEFGIPVQCQRFWIWAKRQNHTYRPNRPLTPQEELQPVGQIREASNKANTAELKLFLEVELLDERPIPPPEKSKEDILLFFKLYDPEKPELRYVGRLMVKSSSKPMDITGKLNEMAGFAPDEEIELFEEIKFEPGVMCEHLDKKNSFRLCQIEDGDIICFQKPVVNKETECRYPAVPLFLEYVQNRQLVRFRALEKPKEDEFVLELSKLHTYDDVVERVAEKLGLDDPSKLRLTSHNCYSQQPKPQPIKYRGVDRLSDMLVHYNQTSDILYYEVLDIPLPELQGLKTLKVAFHHSTKEEVVIHNIRLPKQSTVGDVINELKTKVELSHPDAELRILEVFYHKIYKIFPLTERIENINDQYWTLRAEEIPEEEKNIGPNDRLILVYHFAKETGQNQQVQNFGEPFFLVIHEGETLEEIKNRIQKKLHVSDEDFAKWKFAFMSMGRPEYLQDSDVVYNRFQRRDVYGAFEQYLGLEHTDTTPKRAYSANQNRHAYEKPVKIYN, from the exons ATGACTATGGTGACTCCGCCTCCCGTCGAT CAAGAGGATGAGGAGATGCTTGTTCCGCATTCAGATTTGGTTGAGGATCCTGCTCAGCCCATGGAAG TTTCCGAAACTGAGACTGCTGTGAGTACTGTGGAGAATCAGCCAGCAGCTGAGGAGCCTCCCACTCTGAAATTCACGTGGACTATCCCACACTTCTCGAGGATTAACACCAGGAAGCAGTACTCCGATGTGTTTGTTGTTGGAGGTTACAAATG GCGCATATTGATTTTCCCGAAAGGGAACAATGTTGACCATTTGTCCATGTACTTGGATGTTGCTGATGCTGCGAGTTTGCCTTACGGCTGGAGCAGGTATGCTCAGTTCAGCCTGGCTGTTGTCAATCAAGTCCACACCAGATACACCATTAGAAAAG AAACGCAACATCAATTCAATGCGAGAGAAAGCGATTGGGGATTTACGTCATTCATGCCTCTTAGCGAACTTTATGATCCTAGTAGAGGATATTTGGCGAATGATACTGTTTACATTGAAGCTGAAGTTGTTGTGCGTAAGGTTCTTGATTATTGGTCTTACGATTCCAAAAAAGAGACCGGGTTTGTTGGTCTCAAGAACCAAGGTGCAACTTGTTACATGAATTCGCTTCTACAGACACTATACCACATTCCTTACTTCAGAAAG GCTGTATACCACATGCCAACCACTGAGAACGATGCGCCCACAGCAAGTATACCTTTGGCTCTCCAAAGTTTGTTTTACAAGCTCCAATATAACGACACCAGTGTTGCGACAAAGGAGCTGACGAAGTCGTTTGGCTGGGACACATATGATTCTTTCATGCAACATGATGTCCAAGAACTAAATCGAGTTCTCTGCGAGAAACTTGAGGATAAAATGAAG GGAACTGTTGTGGAGGGAACTATACAACAGCTATTTGAGGGTCACCATATGAATTATATCGAGTGCATAAATGTAGATTACAAATCTACACGAAAAGAATCATTTTATG ACCTTCAGCTGGATGTTAAAGGCTGCAAGGATGTTTATGCTTCTTTTGACAAATATGTTGAAGTTGAACGCCTTGAAGGAGACAACAAATATCATGCAGAAGGACACGGATTACAG GATGCAAAAAAAGGTGTTCTTTTCATAGACTTTCCACCGGTTCTTCAGCTCCAGCTCAAAAGGTTTGAATATGACTTCATGAGGGATTCCATGGTGAAG ATAAATGATCGGTATGAATTTCCGCTGGAACTGGACCTTGATAGAGAGGATGGGAAGTATTTATCCCCTGATGCTGACAGGAGTGTCCGCAACCTTTATACTCTTCACAG TGTCTTAGTTCATAGTGGAGGAGTACATGGTGGGCATTATTACGCATTTATAAGGCCCACGCTCTCAGATCAATG GTATAAATTTGATGATGAACGAGTAACCAAAGAAGATTTGAAAAGGGCACTGGAGGAGCAATATGGTGGTGAAGAGGAG CTACCACAGACTAATCCTGGTTTCAATAACCCTCCTTTCAAATTCACAAAGTACTCGAATGCATATATGCTTGTATATATCCGGGAAAGTGACAAAGATAAAATAATCTGCAACGTTGATGAGAAAGACATTGCTGAGCACTTAAGG GTGAGGCTGAAGAAGgaacaagaagaaaaggaagaCAAAAGAAAATACAAGGCACAAGCTCACCTTTTTACGATAATTAAG GTTGCAAGAGATCAAGACCTTAAGGAACAAATTGGGAAGGATATATATTTTGATCTTGTTGACCATGACAAAGTTCGTAGTTTCCGAATCCAGAAACAAACACCATTTCAACAGTTTAAG GAGGAGGTGGCCAAAGAATTTGGTATACCTGTTCAGTGTCAGAGGTTCTGGATTTGGGCAAAGCGACAAAACCATACTTATCGTCCCAATCGCCCCCTTACACCTCAGGAGGAATTACAACCG GTTGGACAAATTAGAGAAGCATCTAACAAAGCAAACACTGCAGAACTTAAGCTGTTTTTGGAAGTAGAGCTGCTG GATGAACGTCCTATTCCTCCTCCTGAAAAGTCAAAAGAAGatattcttcttttctttaagCTTTATGACCCCGAGAAGCCAGAGTTAAG GTATGTTGGCAGACTGATGGTGAAAAGTTCCAGTAAGCCTATGGATATAACTGGAAAACTGAATGAAATGGCTGGCTTTGCTCCTGATGAAGAAATAGAACTTTTTGAG GAAATCAAGTTTGAGCCTGGTGTTATGTGCGAACACCTGGATAAGAAAAATTCATTCAGATTGTGTCAA ATCGAAGATGGAGATATCATTTGCTTTCAGAAACCTGTTGTTAACAAGGAGACTGAATGCCGCTACCCAGCTGTGCCTTTGTTTCTTGAATATGTCCAGAATCGACAG CTGGTCCGATTTCGTGCTCTGGAAAAACCTAAAGAAGATGAATTCGTTCTGGAGTT gTCAAAGTTGCACACTTATGACGATGTCGTGGAAAGAGTGGCGGAGAAGCTTGGTCTTGACGATccatccaagcttaggcttacATCTCACAATTGCTATTCCCAGCAACCCAAGCCTCAGCCTATCAAATACCGTGGAGTAGACCGTTTGTCAGACATGTTAGTTCACTACAATCAG aCGTCTGATATTCTGTATTATGAAGTTCTTGACATTCCTCTTCCAGAATTGCAAGGTCTTAAAACCTTAAAAGTTGCTTTTCATCATTCCACGAAGGAAGAA GTGGTAATCCACAATATCAGACTACCTAAACAAAGCACGGTCGGAGATGTTATTAATGAACTAAAAACAAAG GTGGAGCTCTCGCATCCAGATGCAGAACTGAGAATACTTGAGGTGTTTTACCACAAGATCTACAAG ATTTTTCCATTAACTGAAAGAATTGAGAATATAAACGACCAGTACTGGACTTTGCGAGCTGAGGAG ATCCCGGAAGAAGAGAAAAACATTGGTCCAAATGATCGCTTAATTCTTGTGTACCACTTTGCTAAGGAGACTGGACAGAATCAG CAAGTGCAAAACTTTGGGGAGCCCTTCTTCTTGGTAATCCATGAAGGTGAAACTCTTGAAGAAATCAAGAACCGTATCCAAAAGAAGCTTCATGTCTCAGATGAGGACTTTGCCAAG TGGAAGTTTGCGTTTATGTCAATGGGGCGTCCGGAGTACTTGCAGGACTCAGATGTTGTTTACAATCGCTTTCAG AGGAGAGATGTCTATGGTGCTTTTGAGCAGTACCTGGGGTTGGAGCACACTGATACCACTCCTAAGAGGGCTTATTCTGCAAACCAG AACCGACACGCGTATGAGAAGCCGGTGAAGATATACAATTAG
- the LOC103850626 gene encoding ubiquitin carboxyl-terminal hydrolase 12 isoform X1 — protein MTMVTPPPVDQQEDEEMLVPHSDLVEDPAQPMEVSETETAVSTVENQPAAEEPPTLKFTWTIPHFSRINTRKQYSDVFVVGGYKWRILIFPKGNNVDHLSMYLDVADAASLPYGWSRYAQFSLAVVNQVHTRYTIRKETQHQFNARESDWGFTSFMPLSELYDPSRGYLANDTVYIEAEVVVRKVLDYWSYDSKKETGFVGLKNQGATCYMNSLLQTLYHIPYFRKAVYHMPTTENDAPTASIPLALQSLFYKLQYNDTSVATKELTKSFGWDTYDSFMQHDVQELNRVLCEKLEDKMKGTVVEGTIQQLFEGHHMNYIECINVDYKSTRKESFYDLQLDVKGCKDVYASFDKYVEVERLEGDNKYHAEGHGLQDAKKGVLFIDFPPVLQLQLKRFEYDFMRDSMVKINDRYEFPLELDLDREDGKYLSPDADRSVRNLYTLHSVLVHSGGVHGGHYYAFIRPTLSDQWYKFDDERVTKEDLKRALEEQYGGEEELPQTNPGFNNPPFKFTKYSNAYMLVYIRESDKDKIICNVDEKDIAEHLRVRLKKEQEEKEDKRKYKAQAHLFTIIKVARDQDLKEQIGKDIYFDLVDHDKVRSFRIQKQTPFQQFKEEVAKEFGIPVQCQRFWIWAKRQNHTYRPNRPLTPQEELQPVGQIREASNKANTAELKLFLEVELLDERPIPPPEKSKEDILLFFKLYDPEKPELRYVGRLMVKSSSKPMDITGKLNEMAGFAPDEEIELFEEIKFEPGVMCEHLDKKNSFRLCQIEDGDIICFQKPVVNKETECRYPAVPLFLEYVQNRQLVRFRALEKPKEDEFVLELSKLHTYDDVVERVAEKLGLDDPSKLRLTSHNCYSQQPKPQPIKYRGVDRLSDMLVHYNQTSDILYYEVLDIPLPELQGLKTLKVAFHHSTKEEVVIHNIRLPKQSTVGDVINELKTKVELSHPDAELRILEVFYHKIYKIFPLTERIENINDQYWTLRAEEIPEEEKNIGPNDRLILVYHFAKETGQNQQVQNFGEPFFLVIHEGETLEEIKNRIQKKLHVSDEDFAKWKFAFMSMGRPEYLQDSDVVYNRFQRRDVYGAFEQYLGLEHTDTTPKRAYSANQNRHAYEKPVKIYN, from the exons ATGACTATGGTGACTCCGCCTCCCGTCGAT CAGCAAGAGGATGAGGAGATGCTTGTTCCGCATTCAGATTTGGTTGAGGATCCTGCTCAGCCCATGGAAG TTTCCGAAACTGAGACTGCTGTGAGTACTGTGGAGAATCAGCCAGCAGCTGAGGAGCCTCCCACTCTGAAATTCACGTGGACTATCCCACACTTCTCGAGGATTAACACCAGGAAGCAGTACTCCGATGTGTTTGTTGTTGGAGGTTACAAATG GCGCATATTGATTTTCCCGAAAGGGAACAATGTTGACCATTTGTCCATGTACTTGGATGTTGCTGATGCTGCGAGTTTGCCTTACGGCTGGAGCAGGTATGCTCAGTTCAGCCTGGCTGTTGTCAATCAAGTCCACACCAGATACACCATTAGAAAAG AAACGCAACATCAATTCAATGCGAGAGAAAGCGATTGGGGATTTACGTCATTCATGCCTCTTAGCGAACTTTATGATCCTAGTAGAGGATATTTGGCGAATGATACTGTTTACATTGAAGCTGAAGTTGTTGTGCGTAAGGTTCTTGATTATTGGTCTTACGATTCCAAAAAAGAGACCGGGTTTGTTGGTCTCAAGAACCAAGGTGCAACTTGTTACATGAATTCGCTTCTACAGACACTATACCACATTCCTTACTTCAGAAAG GCTGTATACCACATGCCAACCACTGAGAACGATGCGCCCACAGCAAGTATACCTTTGGCTCTCCAAAGTTTGTTTTACAAGCTCCAATATAACGACACCAGTGTTGCGACAAAGGAGCTGACGAAGTCGTTTGGCTGGGACACATATGATTCTTTCATGCAACATGATGTCCAAGAACTAAATCGAGTTCTCTGCGAGAAACTTGAGGATAAAATGAAG GGAACTGTTGTGGAGGGAACTATACAACAGCTATTTGAGGGTCACCATATGAATTATATCGAGTGCATAAATGTAGATTACAAATCTACACGAAAAGAATCATTTTATG ACCTTCAGCTGGATGTTAAAGGCTGCAAGGATGTTTATGCTTCTTTTGACAAATATGTTGAAGTTGAACGCCTTGAAGGAGACAACAAATATCATGCAGAAGGACACGGATTACAG GATGCAAAAAAAGGTGTTCTTTTCATAGACTTTCCACCGGTTCTTCAGCTCCAGCTCAAAAGGTTTGAATATGACTTCATGAGGGATTCCATGGTGAAG ATAAATGATCGGTATGAATTTCCGCTGGAACTGGACCTTGATAGAGAGGATGGGAAGTATTTATCCCCTGATGCTGACAGGAGTGTCCGCAACCTTTATACTCTTCACAG TGTCTTAGTTCATAGTGGAGGAGTACATGGTGGGCATTATTACGCATTTATAAGGCCCACGCTCTCAGATCAATG GTATAAATTTGATGATGAACGAGTAACCAAAGAAGATTTGAAAAGGGCACTGGAGGAGCAATATGGTGGTGAAGAGGAG CTACCACAGACTAATCCTGGTTTCAATAACCCTCCTTTCAAATTCACAAAGTACTCGAATGCATATATGCTTGTATATATCCGGGAAAGTGACAAAGATAAAATAATCTGCAACGTTGATGAGAAAGACATTGCTGAGCACTTAAGG GTGAGGCTGAAGAAGgaacaagaagaaaaggaagaCAAAAGAAAATACAAGGCACAAGCTCACCTTTTTACGATAATTAAG GTTGCAAGAGATCAAGACCTTAAGGAACAAATTGGGAAGGATATATATTTTGATCTTGTTGACCATGACAAAGTTCGTAGTTTCCGAATCCAGAAACAAACACCATTTCAACAGTTTAAG GAGGAGGTGGCCAAAGAATTTGGTATACCTGTTCAGTGTCAGAGGTTCTGGATTTGGGCAAAGCGACAAAACCATACTTATCGTCCCAATCGCCCCCTTACACCTCAGGAGGAATTACAACCG GTTGGACAAATTAGAGAAGCATCTAACAAAGCAAACACTGCAGAACTTAAGCTGTTTTTGGAAGTAGAGCTGCTG GATGAACGTCCTATTCCTCCTCCTGAAAAGTCAAAAGAAGatattcttcttttctttaagCTTTATGACCCCGAGAAGCCAGAGTTAAG GTATGTTGGCAGACTGATGGTGAAAAGTTCCAGTAAGCCTATGGATATAACTGGAAAACTGAATGAAATGGCTGGCTTTGCTCCTGATGAAGAAATAGAACTTTTTGAG GAAATCAAGTTTGAGCCTGGTGTTATGTGCGAACACCTGGATAAGAAAAATTCATTCAGATTGTGTCAA ATCGAAGATGGAGATATCATTTGCTTTCAGAAACCTGTTGTTAACAAGGAGACTGAATGCCGCTACCCAGCTGTGCCTTTGTTTCTTGAATATGTCCAGAATCGACAG CTGGTCCGATTTCGTGCTCTGGAAAAACCTAAAGAAGATGAATTCGTTCTGGAGTT gTCAAAGTTGCACACTTATGACGATGTCGTGGAAAGAGTGGCGGAGAAGCTTGGTCTTGACGATccatccaagcttaggcttacATCTCACAATTGCTATTCCCAGCAACCCAAGCCTCAGCCTATCAAATACCGTGGAGTAGACCGTTTGTCAGACATGTTAGTTCACTACAATCAG aCGTCTGATATTCTGTATTATGAAGTTCTTGACATTCCTCTTCCAGAATTGCAAGGTCTTAAAACCTTAAAAGTTGCTTTTCATCATTCCACGAAGGAAGAA GTGGTAATCCACAATATCAGACTACCTAAACAAAGCACGGTCGGAGATGTTATTAATGAACTAAAAACAAAG GTGGAGCTCTCGCATCCAGATGCAGAACTGAGAATACTTGAGGTGTTTTACCACAAGATCTACAAG ATTTTTCCATTAACTGAAAGAATTGAGAATATAAACGACCAGTACTGGACTTTGCGAGCTGAGGAG ATCCCGGAAGAAGAGAAAAACATTGGTCCAAATGATCGCTTAATTCTTGTGTACCACTTTGCTAAGGAGACTGGACAGAATCAG CAAGTGCAAAACTTTGGGGAGCCCTTCTTCTTGGTAATCCATGAAGGTGAAACTCTTGAAGAAATCAAGAACCGTATCCAAAAGAAGCTTCATGTCTCAGATGAGGACTTTGCCAAG TGGAAGTTTGCGTTTATGTCAATGGGGCGTCCGGAGTACTTGCAGGACTCAGATGTTGTTTACAATCGCTTTCAG AGGAGAGATGTCTATGGTGCTTTTGAGCAGTACCTGGGGTTGGAGCACACTGATACCACTCCTAAGAGGGCTTATTCTGCAAACCAG AACCGACACGCGTATGAGAAGCCGGTGAAGATATACAATTAG
- the LOC103850627 gene encoding histone-lysine N-methyltransferase ATXR4, translated as MSRFALGRYSRYLSRLKPLPHLNKPFPFSSSAASSQDGAACHTGPPPIRVGLTESAGRAVFATRRIGSGDLIHTAKPVLTCPSLLSLDSVCYLCLKKLMGSAKFRDRGVSYCSQECQDNAKGFYDVETRGDWSSFVDYCRTHNFKYPLMVKRLSCMVISGALSADCLDILQPATLSSAMISKIEDGYGLLWNAFRKANFTEDDVAFLTKQWYTGILARIRINAFRIDLVGGSCGEDLLSLATASVEGEGAVGHAVYMLPSFYNHDCDPNAHIFWLQNADARLMTLRDVEEGEELRICYIDASMGYEARQTLLSQGFGFCCNCLRCQSRD; from the exons ATGTCGCGGTTTGCTTTAGGTCGTTATAGCCGTTACCTCTCGCGCCTTAAACCTCTGCCTCATCTGAACAAGCCTTTCCCTTTCTCTTCCTCTGCTGCTTCGAGTCAAGATGGTGCCGCTTGTCACACCGGTCCGCCACCGATCCGGGTCGGACTCACCGAGTCAGCGGGTCGGGCTGTTTTCGCAACGCGCAGAATCGGTTCCGGAGATCTCATACACACGGCGAAGCCTGTCTTAACTTGCCCTTCTCTCCTCTCGCTCGACTCAGTTTGCTATCTTTGCCTCAAGAAACTCATGGGCTCTGCTAAGTTTCGAGATCGTGGTGTCTCTTATTGCAGCCAAGAGTGCCAAGACAACGCAAAG GGGTTTTATGATGTTGAAACTAGAGGAGATTGGTCAAGTTTCGTTGATTATTGTAG GACGCACAACTTCAAGTACCCGCTTATGGTCAAGAGGTTGAGCTGTATGGTAATATCAGGTGCCCTGTCCGCTGACTGTCTTGACATACTCCAACCAGCTACATTATCTTCTGCCATGATTTCAAAA ATAGAAGATGGTTATGGCTTGCTATGGAATGCATTCAGGAAGGCAAATTTCACGGAGGACGATGTTGCTT TTTTAACTAAACAATGGTATACGGGCATTCTCGCCCGGATCCGTATCAACGCATTTCGTATTGATCTAGTTGGAGGCTCATGTGGAGAAGACCTTCTTTCACTGGCTACAGCGTCTGTTGAAGGTGAAGGTGCGGTTGGCCATGCCGTTTATATGTTACCTTCCTTCTACAATCACGACTGTG ACCCCAATGCACACATATTCTGGTTGCAGAACGCGGATGCAAGGTTGATGACTCTCCGCGATGTTGAAGAAG GGGAAGAGCTTCGGATATGTTATATAGATGCAAGCATGGGATATGAGGCTAGGCAAACACTTCTCTCTCAAGGCTTTGGCTTCTGCTGCAACTGCTTACGCTGCCAGTCTAGGGACTGA
- the LOC103850628 gene encoding TATA-box-binding protein 1-like gives MSDDELQGSTDPVDLSNHPSGLVPTLQNIVSTVNLDCKLDLKEIALKARNAEYNPKRFAAVIMRIREPKTTALIFASGRMVCTGAKTECFSKLAARKYARIVQKLGFDARFKDFKIQNIVASCDVKFPIRLEILAVSVHRDFLSYEPEMFPGLIYRMREPKIVLLIFVSGKIVITGAKKREDTFRAFENIYPVLTQFKKICIHR, from the coding sequence ATGAGCGATGACGAATTGCAAGGGAGTACTGATCCAGTGGACCTTAGCAACCATCCTTCAGGGCTAGTCCCCACTCTTCAAAACATCGTCTCGACGGTTAACTTGGACTGCAAGCTAGACCTAAAAGAGATAGCTTTGAAAGCACGTAACGCCGAATACAACCCTAAACGTTTTGCTGCCGTGATCATGAGGATAAGGGAACCAAAAACCACGGCGTTGATCTTCGCCTCGGGGAGAATGGTCTGTACTGGAGCCAAGACCGAGTGCTTCTCCAAGCTGGCTGCTAGAAAGTACGCTCGCATAGTTCAGAAACTTGGGTTCGACGCAAGGTTCAAAGACTTCAAGATCCAGAACATTGTAGCTTCTTGTGATGTGAAGTTCCCTATAAGGCTTGAGATTCTTGCCGTCTCTGTTCACCGCGACTTCTTGAGCTACGAGCCGGAGATGTTTCCAGGACTCATTTATAGGATGAGAGAACCAAAGATTGTGCTACTGATCTTTGTGTCTGGGAAGATTGTTATCACTGGAGCCAAGAAGAGAGAGGACACTTTCAGAGCCTTTGAGAATATATACCCGGTGCTCACACAGTTTAAGAAGATATGCATTCATAGGTAG
- the LOC103850629 gene encoding zinc finger protein GIS2 gives MKTHDFMNVESFSPKEGPIRLFGFEFGTSQEESESSESINEVNTTNNNKDKRFKCHYCSRKFPTSQALGGHQNAHKRERQQTKRFHLHSNAAAFFHRNQYHFAASRFFEDHFSLEAARINDARLGLLRRYNSSKSFYDHDRRSYQTRPTYGGGGGGDGKSRHDLFCESKTNVTDHVSLDLRL, from the coding sequence ATGAAGACTCATGACTTCATGAACGTTGAGTCTTTCTCTCCCAAGGAAGGACCGATTCGCCTTTTCGGCTTCGAGTTTGGaacttctcaagaagaatctgAATCCAGTGAAAGCATCAACGAAGTCAATACCACTAACAACAACAAAGACAAGAGGTTCAAGTGCCACTATTGCAGCCGGAAGTTTCCTACTTCACAAGCCCTAGGCGGCCATCAAAACGCCCACAAGAGAGAACGTCAACAAACCAAACGCTTCCACCTCCATTCAAACGCAGCCGCTTTTTTCCACCGCAACCAATACCACTTTGCTGCTTCTAGGTTCTTCGAGGATCATTTTAGCCTTGAAGCTGCTCGCATCAATGACGCAAGATTAGGGTTGTTGCGTAGGTATAACTCATCAAAAAGTTTTTATGATCATGACCGTAGATCTTACCAGACTAGACCGACgtacggtggtggtggtggtggtgatggtaAGAGCAGGCATGATTTATTTTGCGAGTCCAAAACGAATGTAACGGACCACGTGAGTTTGGATCTACGCCTCTAG